In Geopsychrobacter electrodiphilus DSM 16401, a single window of DNA contains:
- a CDS encoding IS110 family transposase — MENFSTAFVGLDVHKNSIDIAIAEFGRTGEVRHYGAVGGDLDALGKAVRKLRSRHSTLHFAYEAGPCGYEVYRYLHGQGLDCVVIAPSLIPRRPGDRIKTDRRDALQLARLHRSGELTPIYVPHPEDEAIRDLVRCREDARIARHKSRQQLKALLLRNGIRYEGKSSWIPAHLRWLSELRLPQPAQQIAFQEYLDATSNAQERVERLERQISVQIDSWRMKPLIAAYQSLRGVQLVVAATVAAELGDLRRFDNPRQLSAYVGLVPSEHSSGASTRRGGITKTGNVHVRRILVEAAWAYRLPPRVSRIIRLRQENLPSAINEISWQAQLRLCGRYRRLMASGKCKQQTVTAIARELLGYLWAIAKEVRVG, encoded by the coding sequence ATGGAAAATTTTAGCACAGCTTTCGTCGGCTTGGACGTCCACAAAAATTCTATCGATATCGCCATTGCCGAATTTGGTCGTACTGGCGAGGTTCGGCATTACGGTGCTGTCGGCGGCGATCTCGATGCTCTCGGCAAAGCGGTGCGCAAGCTGCGCTCGCGTCATTCCACTCTCCACTTTGCCTACGAAGCTGGCCCCTGTGGCTATGAGGTTTATCGCTACCTGCATGGACAAGGTCTCGACTGCGTGGTGATTGCCCCATCGCTGATTCCGAGGCGTCCCGGAGATCGTATCAAGACCGATCGTCGTGATGCCCTGCAACTTGCGCGTCTTCATCGCTCTGGGGAATTAACCCCGATCTATGTGCCGCATCCTGAGGATGAAGCGATTCGCGACCTGGTTCGCTGTCGTGAGGATGCCCGGATTGCCCGGCATAAATCTCGCCAGCAGTTGAAAGCGCTGCTGTTGCGCAACGGTATCCGCTACGAGGGTAAGTCCTCCTGGATTCCGGCCCACCTGCGCTGGTTGTCCGAACTGCGTTTGCCGCAACCAGCCCAGCAGATCGCCTTCCAAGAGTATCTCGATGCCACGAGCAACGCTCAAGAGCGGGTCGAGCGACTAGAGAGACAGATCAGTGTCCAGATCGATTCCTGGCGGATGAAACCGTTGATCGCTGCCTACCAGTCATTGCGCGGAGTGCAGTTGGTGGTGGCTGCTACCGTAGCTGCTGAATTGGGTGACCTGCGCCGCTTCGACAATCCCCGCCAACTGTCGGCCTATGTCGGTCTGGTCCCGAGTGAGCATTCCAGCGGGGCCAGTACAAGACGTGGAGGCATCACCAAAACCGGCAACGTCCATGTGCGTCGTATATTGGTCGAAGCCGCTTGGGCCTATCGCCTGCCGCCACGGGTGTCGCGCATCATCCGCTTGCGGCAGGAGAACCTGCCATCGGCGATCAACGAGATTTCCTGGCAGGCGCAACTGCGTCTCTGTGGGCGTTATCGGCGGCTTATGGCGTCCGGCAAGTGCAAGCAACAAACGGTCACCGCCATTGCTCGTGAACTTTTGGGCTACCTCTGGGCCATCGCGAAGGAGGTCAGGGTCGGCTAA